A segment of the Longimicrobiaceae bacterium genome:
CACCACGTACGAGCGGTGGATGCGCACGAACACCGCCGGGTCCAGCCGCTCCTCGAGCGTGCCGATCTTCTCGCGGATCAGGTAGGCGCCGCCCGCCGTGTGCAGGCGCACGTAGTTTCCGTCCGCCTCGATCCAGGCGATCTCGGGTGCGCGCACGACCTGCACCTTGTCGCGCGTTCGTACCATCAGCCACTCCAGGTGCTCGGGCGCGGCAACGGGGGCGGGCGTGCGCATCTGCTCCACCAGCGCGCGCAGGCGCTCGTCCAGCGCGCCGTCGTCCGCGGGGGCCGCGGGGCGCGGCCGTGCGCGGCGCAGCGCGTCCGCCAGCCGCACGCGGTCGAACGGCTTGAGCAGGTAGTCCAGCGCGTGCACCTCGAACGCGCGGATGGCGTACTGGTCGTACGCCGTCACGAAGATCACCGCCGGCATCCGCTCCGCCCCGATCTGCCCGATCACCTCGAACCCGTCCGCATCCGGCATCTGCACGTCCAGGAACACCAGGTCGGGCGCGAGCTGGGGGATGACCTCCACCGCCTCGCGCCCGTTGGCGCACGTGGCGACCACGTCCGCGCCCTCGCCCTTGAGCAGGCGCACCAGGCGGCGG
Coding sequences within it:
- a CDS encoding LytTR family DNA-binding domain-containing protein; the protein is MSALRVVVVDDEPLARRRLVRLLKGEGADVVATCANGREAVEVIPQLAPDLVFLDVQMPDADGFEVIGQIGAERMPAVIFVTAYDQYAIRAFEVHALDYLLKPFDRVRLADALRRARPRPAAPADDGALDERLRALVEQMRTPAPVAAPEHLEWLMVRTRDKVQVVRAPEIAWIEADGNYVRLHTAGGAYLIREKIGTLEERLDPAVFVRIHRSYVVNLSHVRELRPWFSGDYAVVLHDGSELRLSRSYRERLGKRIAQYT